The genomic region TGTCCAGCTCTACTCGCAGCTCGTCTCCGGGCGCGAGGACCTGATGGCACGCACCTGTACCATGTGGCGGCTCCTGCTGCCAGGGATCGCCACACCCGACGCGGCTGCCAGCATCGTGGTCGACCCCGACCGCGGGGGGGCGATGTGAACTCCCCGTCCCCAAGCGGGCAGATACCCACCCGGCCGGCCCGCCGGATCGTCATCGCCGGGGCCACCGGCACCGTCGGCCGGCTCACCGCGGCACGGCTGGCAGCCGCCGGACCGTACGAGTTGGTCCACCTGACCAGGGACCCCCGAAAGGCCGCCGCTCATGGCCTTCCCGGACAGTTCGTCGCAGCGGACTTCGCCGACCCCTCCACACTGCGGCGCCCGCTGCGGGGCGCGGACGCACTTCTGCTCATCACCAACGACCCCTTTCGCCCCGAACACGACGTCAACCTGCTGGACGCCGCCGCGGCAGGCGGCACTCCGCACGTGGTCAAACTCTCCGCTCAGGCCGTGACCGACCCGGACGCCGACGACCTCATCACTCGATGGCAACGGAAGAACGAACAGCTACTGCTGGCCAGCGGCCTCCCCTGGACACTGCTACGCCCCCGTTCCTTCATGACCCACGCCCTGGCGTGGAAGGACAGCGTCGCCCGGTACGGGATCGTGCGCGAGGTCTACGGAGACTCCCTCAACGCGTGCGTCGACCCGGCCGACATAGCCGACTCCGCTGCCCAGGCGCTGGCAGGCAGCGGCCACCAGCGCACCTACGCGCTCACCGGGCCGCAGGCGCTCTCCGCCCGGGACAGAACCGCTGTGCTCGCAAGCGTCCTGCGCCGGCCGCTGGAATTTCAGGAGATCACCATGTCCCAGGCCCGTCGGGCCTGGCGTGAGCGGCTGCCGGAGCCCCTGGTGGACGCCCTCACCCTCAGCGCCGAGCGGCAGAACAGTGGGGCCAAGGCCGCATTGGCACACGGCGTCCAGGAGGCGACCGGTCGTGCCCCCCGGTCCTTCCGCGCCTGGGCAGCCGAGCACGCACCGGCCTTCGCCGGCTCCCGCCCGTGATCGGTGCCCCATCCCTTTCACCGTTCCGGTGGACGACCGTCCGCCCCCCACCTTGTGATTGGACCAGTCTGATGGCATCGCCCCGTGCTCTGCTCCGAGGGAAGACCGTAATGATCACAGGCGCGTCCAGCGGGATAGGCGCGGCCGCCGCCCGCGTCTTCGCCGCCGAGGGCGCTGCCGTTGTTCTCATGGCCCGACGCGGCG from Streptomyces sp. QL37 harbors:
- a CDS encoding NAD(P)H-binding protein, producing the protein MNSPSPSGQIPTRPARRIVIAGATGTVGRLTAARLAAAGPYELVHLTRDPRKAAAHGLPGQFVAADFADPSTLRRPLRGADALLLITNDPFRPEHDVNLLDAAAAGGTPHVVKLSAQAVTDPDADDLITRWQRKNEQLLLASGLPWTLLRPRSFMTHALAWKDSVARYGIVREVYGDSLNACVDPADIADSAAQALAGSGHQRTYALTGPQALSARDRTAVLASVLRRPLEFQEITMSQARRAWRERLPEPLVDALTLSAERQNSGAKAALAHGVQEATGRAPRSFRAWAAEHAPAFAGSRP